Within the Fimbriimonadia bacterium genome, the region ATCAGCTACGCTGTCACAAGAATGATTCGCATGAGGCGTTCGGCTCTTGAGGTCACGGAATGAAGGAAGAGCCTTGGAGAAGGCGCTCGGTACGTCCGGGTCTAGCCAGCAAGCTGGAGCAGGATCCGGGCGTAGACCTTCGCGGCCCGTAAGTAGGACGAGATGGCGTAGCGCTCGTTCGGCTCGTGGGCTACGCCGTCGCCCGGCCAGTGTGTTCCTACTGCAACCGTGTTGGGAACCGCTCGGGCATAGGTGCCGCCGCCCAAGGTCTTCGGCGTTTGTGGCTCGCCGAACTCTTCCTCCAACACGGCCAAGATGCTGCGCACTGGCTCACGGTCCAGAGGCATGTGCAACGGCTTGCTGTCGGTGAGCGTCTCTACTTGAAAGCCGCTGGCTTGCACGAAATGCGAGACGCGCTCTATCAAGGAGTCGCCACTCCACTCCACCGGGTAACGAATGTTGAAGAGGGCCGTCACCACACCATCCTGAAGTCGCAGGATGCCCAGATTCGAAGTAAGGTCCCCTACGATCTCGTCCCTGCCGTGAATACCGAGGCCCGTGCCAGCGGGATCCGACGCCCGGAACAGGGCTTCGACCCATGGTCCATCGTTGGGCAGTTCGAGCGAATGAAGGGCTCGGAGAATGCGCGTCGCTGCGCTGTCGCCGAGGAAAGGAGTCGACGCGTGCGCAGCTTTGCCCACTGCCTCGACGCAAATGCCATCGGGACGCAGCGAAGCTGTAACGTTACGATCCCAGTACTCCGCCAGCTTGCGCGCGGCGACCTGAAGATCCGTATCTGAGCCGACCAATACTGCGACGGCTCGATCCGGGACGATGTTCGGCCGTTCTCCCGACTGAAGCGAAGCGATTCGAAGCACACTTCCCTGCTCCAATCGTTGTGAGAATGTAATATTCGCTACACCCTTCTCGGCGTAGATAAGCGGCCATTCGGCATCCGGCGCGAACCCGTATGTTGGAGCTTCTTCTTGCTCGAAGTAATGCTTCACGCATCGGAATCCGCTCTCCTCGTTACATCCGAACACCACACGTACGCGCCTCCGTATCGGCAGGCCCAGTTCTTTGATTGCGCGAGCAGCGAACAGGGCGGCGTACGTCGGCCCTTTGTCGTCTACCGCCCCTCGGGCATAGATGTAACCATCGTCAATCTGTGCCCCGTAGGGATCGAACTTCCAGCCCTCTCCCTCCGGCACTACGTCCAAGTGTCCGAGCGCCATGACAAGTTCCTTCCCATCGCCGAACTCAGCGTGTCCGGCATAGCCGCCTAGGTCTCGAGTTCTTAAGCCACCGGACTGGGCGACGGCGAGCGCGTGGTCGAGAGCTCGGCGGCACTCAGCGCCGAACGGTGCCCCCTCGGAGGGCGGGCCTTCCTTGCTGGGGATACGGAGCTGCTCGCGGAGAGCCGCGATCATCTCGTCGCGGTGCTCCTCAATCCATGCTGCGATGCGGTTGGCTTTGTCGGGGCTGTTCACGGAATCTGTATACCCTGTATAGGAAGCCCGCGAGATTGGTCGGCCCGGCATCGCCACAGGTGCCGGGCCGTCTCGAACCCGCAGTCGTGCCGTTTGGCCTAGTTGTCGCCGTTCCTGCCGAAGTTCACCAGCACGATGTTCAGATCCGTGAGGGCTACCAGACCGTCCCCGTCCAGGTCCGGGCTAGCTCCGCCGAAGCCGATGAGCACCGCGTTGAGGTCCGCCAGGCTCACTGCGTTGTCAGCCGTGCCGTCGCCATTGGTTAGGGGCACTGCACCCACGTCGTTGTCCCCCCATGAAAGGCTCACGCTGGGCAGCCGCTTCCAGAGGAAGTGCTGCGCGCCGAAACGCAGGTCGTAGGTGCCGGGACTCACGGTAAGAGGCGCCGAGAACCCTCCGACGGAGGTCAGCGACAGCGACACGATCTCGATGGGCACGATACCTCCCGGTTCGTACACCTCCATCACTCCCGTCACGTTATCGGGAGCGACATGGAACTCGAGCCCCAGCGTGCCCTTCACTGCGGGCGCGGCCATGGCAGTGCCCACTCGCACCTGTGCGGGCAGGAATGCCGGCAGCGTGAAGTTGCCGGTGGCCTCCTGGAGCGGGATGGGCGTGACGACCTCGATGCAGAAGAGGGCGGCCCCCGTTGCTCTATCTTGCTCCACCTGCTGCAGGAAGGGCGAGTACGGGACCAGCTCCTCGATGACATCCAGTTCCTCTATCCAGCCGGTAATCGTGTTGGCGTGACCGACCATTAGCCGCAGGTTGCCCCGAACGATGCCGCTGCCTACGGTGAACCATGGGGCCTGCTCGTCTGGCATGAACTGAGGCAGCTCCGGGAACACGTTGCTCATGTGGAAACCCGTAAGATGTAGGGGCACGATCTCGAT harbors:
- a CDS encoding Sapep family Mn(2+)-dependent dipeptidase; this encodes MNSPDKANRIAAWIEEHRDEMIAALREQLRIPSKEGPPSEGAPFGAECRRALDHALAVAQSGGLRTRDLGGYAGHAEFGDGKELVMALGHLDVVPEGEGWKFDPYGAQIDDGYIYARGAVDDKGPTYAALFAARAIKELGLPIRRRVRVVFGCNEESGFRCVKHYFEQEEAPTYGFAPDAEWPLIYAEKGVANITFSQRLEQGSVLRIASLQSGERPNIVPDRAVAVLVGSDTDLQVAARKLAEYWDRNVTASLRPDGICVEAVGKAAHASTPFLGDSAATRILRALHSLELPNDGPWVEALFRASDPAGTGLGIHGRDEIVGDLTSNLGILRLQDGVVTALFNIRYPVEWSGDSLIERVSHFVQASGFQVETLTDSKPLHMPLDREPVRSILAVLEEEFGEPQTPKTLGGGTYARAVPNTVAVGTHWPGDGVAHEPNERYAISSYLRAAKVYARILLQLAG
- a CDS encoding DUF922 domain-containing protein codes for the protein MKRFAPRGVAILAVCTVLLGAWTAYADDTDCPYHKLKWEDFKGEPPANSPHDAETSSGIKVSESTYDTKKGADNKWHSKLKGAKATSTMDKTQSWVKPDKKTDELLKHEQYHFDISEYWARELQKALDGLEGVGNTPQEAEADLAQKYEQTYNDYMQKHDAMQEKYDEETDHSKNAEKQEEWCKKIGDLLNPPAPNKAVGESSQSGLQYDPTRNEMAIVNSFFDVFYDLGVPFNDFLLQNAPIEIVPLHLTGFHMSNVFPELPQFMPDEQAPWFTVGSGIVRGNLRLMVGHANTITGWIEELDVIEELVPYSPFLQQVEQDRATGAALFCIEVVTPIPLQEATGNFTLPAFLPAQVRVGTAMAAPAVKGTLGLEFHVAPDNVTGVMEVYEPGGIVPIEIVSLSLTSVGGFSAPLTVSPGTYDLRFGAQHFLWKRLPSVSLSWGDNDVGAVPLTNGDGTADNAVSLADLNAVLIGFGGASPDLDGDGLVALTDLNIVLVNFGRNGDN